Within Hydra vulgaris chromosome 02, alternate assembly HydraT2T_AEP, the genomic segment ggcTACTTGAATATTCCTGGTTAGCTTACTCACAGATTGAAGATGGAGCATACTGCCTTCCATGTACACTGTTGGGTAGCAGAATTCCAAACAATACCACAATAATCAACTTTattcaaaaaccttttaaaatatggGGTAATGCAACTCGTGCTTATATGGATCACAATAATAATTGTCGACTTCATCAAATGTCAATGCATTGTCTGAACATGCTGCAATCTAgatctaattcaaaaaaaatctgattgaaGTTGATATTGATAatctaagaaaaaaacttattataagtaatcgaaataaattaattccaattataaagacaattatttttcttggcCGCAAAGATATTGCTTTTCGAGGTCATCGTGACAGTAAGTATCATCCACAGATTGGAGAAACATGTAAAGACAACATTGGTATAGGTAACTTtgtagagcttttaaattttcgtATTGAAGCAGGTGATAAAGTTCTTGAGCACCATATTCGTTCTGCTCCTAAAAATGCAACTTATATATCTAAAACCGCACAAAACGAACTTATTGAATGCTGTGGAAAAACAATCGAAGAAGTTctaattaagaaaattaaaaagtcagATTATTTTTCTATCTTGTGTGATGGAGCCTCTGATTGTTCCAATGTTGAACAGCTATCTCTAGTTATAAGATACATTGACTGTGATAATGTTATTTGTGAAGACTTTCTACGGTTTATTGAATGTAAATCTGGTACAACTGGTCTTAGTCTTTCGCAAAACATAATTTCTGCAATTGATGATCTTGGTCTTGATATCCAAAAATGTAGAGGTCAAGGATATGATGGTGCTGGGGCAATGTCTGGTAAATTAAAAGGTATTTCATCTAGAATTAAACTTATCAATTCAAAGGCTATTTTTGTTCACTGTGCATGccat encodes:
- the LOC136076219 gene encoding zinc finger MYM-type protein 1-like; translation: MGNRNKLIPIIKTIIFLGRKDIAFRGHRDSKYHPQIGETCKDNIGIGNFVELLNFRIEAGDKVLEHHIRSAPKNATYISKTAQNELIECCGKTIEEVLIKKIKKSDYFSILCDGASDCSNVEQLSLVIRYIDCDNVICEDFLRFIECKSGTTGLSLSQNIISAIDDLGLDIQKCRGQGYDGAGAMSGKLKGISSRIKLINSKAIFVHCACHKLNLVISKSCNVQSVRNALDQIKDISYFFNLSPKRASCLNKFIFPGQAKLIDTCRARWVQKLKSLDVFLITTYPFFIQWKKWHTMKVRVIILILLQKLHVF